CTCTCCTGGCTCTGCTGAACGAAAACGATAATGTTGCAAAGTCCTATGCTTTAGAGGCAATTAACgaagttgttgatcaaCTGTGGTCCGAAATTTCCAATGAAATTACTCAGATAGAGGCTCTATATGATGACAATTCCTTTCAAGATCGTAAGCTTGCGGCTCTCGTGGCTTCGAAGGTATACTATAACTTGGGAGAGTACGAATCTGCTGTGAAGTTCGCGCTTGCCGCTGACAACTACTTCAACCTGGATGAAAAGTCACAGTTTGTGGAAACTATAGTGTCCCAGAGTATCGACATGTATATTAAGTCATCAGCAAAAAACTATGAGAGTTCAGGTTCCGAGGTCAAGATTGACCCCCAATTGTCATCGGTATTCGAAAGAATGCTAGAGAAATGTGTCGAATGCGGGGACTTCAAGCTAGCTCTTGGTATTGCACTAGAAAGCTACAGACTTGATGTCGTTGAAAGGATCTTGAAGGCAAGAGTGGAGCAAGACTCCGACGCCAATGCTCTCAAGCTCATTACTTATGTTCTAACCGCTGCATCTACTACGGTCACCAGCACGCCCTTTAGAACAAGTATCCTTCACTCTTTGTTTAATATTTTGATGTCCACGAAGAGCCCAGAATACTTCACTGTCTCTAAAATCATTGTGAACCTGAATGACTTAAACTTGGCTTTGGGCCtattcaagaaactggcgcaagaagaagcagcagaaatATCTTACCAAATTGCATATGACCTTGTTTCTTCTGCCACTCAAGGTTTACTGGAGGGGCTACACTCTTCGCTCGCTGCGGAAGGAGCCGACGAGAAGCTATTAGACATACTTTCTGGAATACCGACCTGCGACTACAATAACACGTTTTTGTTTAGGAACAAAAACATCGACATGGGTTTATTGAACAAGTCTAAATCCTCGATGGATGGAAAGTTTTCATTGTTTCACACCGCAGTTAGTGTGGCAAATGGTTTTATGCATGCAGGTACCACAGACGATTCATTCATTAGATCCAACCTCCCCTGGTTAGGCAAGGCACAGAACTGGGCAAAGTTCACTGCCACTGCTTCTCTGGGTGTCATCCACAAGGGTAATCTATCTGATGGTAAGAAAATCATGGAGCCATATTTGCCAGGAAGTCGCGCGGCTTCCCGCTACATCAAGGGAGGCTCGCTATATGGGCTGGGTTTGATTTACGCTGGCTATGGCAGGGAAATCATAGACTACATGAAGTCACATGTCATCGAAAACAGCTCTTCAGTAGGAGACGAGGATGTCGATGTGTTGCTACATGGTGCTTCTTTGGGCATAGGGTTAGCTGGAATGGGTTCTGCCAACAGTGAGTTGTACGAAGCATTGAAAGAGGTCTTGTACAATGACTCTGCTAATTCTGGTGAGGCTTCGGCACTTGGTATGGGGTTGATAATGCTTGGTAGCGGCGACGAAAACGCTGTTCAAGACATGTTCACTTACGCACAAGAAACTCAGCACGGTAACATCACCCGTGGGTTAGCTGTGGGCCTGGCGGTTATCAACTATGGCAGAAAAGAGCTCGCTGACAGCTTAATAGAGAAGATGCTGCTGCATGAGAACGCACTTCTCAGATACGGTGGTGCTTACACCATAGCCCTCGCCTACGCTGGTACGGGTGATAACAAGGctatcaaaaagctgctgcaCATAGCAGTCTCAGACTCCGACGATGACGTTAGAAGAGCTGCTGTTATAGCTTTAGGGTTTGTCTTGATACGCGATTACACCACTGTTCCTAGAATTGTGGAATTACTAGCTGAGTCGCACAACGCCCACGTTCGTTGCGGAACTGCCTTTGCTCTTGGTATTTCCTGTGTCGGAAGGGGCTTACAAGCAGCCGTCGATGTTTTGATGCCCTTGACTAAAGATCCTGTTGACTTTGTGCGTCAAGCTGCTATGATTGCCTTGTCTCTCATTCTGATGCAACAAACTGAAAAAACGAATAGCAAGGTTAAGGACATCAATGACCTTTTCCTCAATGTTGTTTCAAACAAGCACCAGGAAGGTCTAGCCAAGTTTGGAGCTTGCGTTGCGCAAGGTATCATGAATGCGGGTGGTCGCAACGTCACAATCCAACTGGAAAACGTTGACATGGGTACCCTCGATACTAAGGCTGTTATTGGATTGGCAATGTTCTCACAATTCTGGTACTGGTTCCCTCTAGCTCATTTCCTGTCTCTTTCTTTCACGCCTACTAGCATCATTGCCGTGCGTGGCCAGGACTTGAGCATCCCTGCTTTTAAGTTCAACTGCCATACAAGGCCAGACGTGTTTGAATATCCCCCAATGTACGAAGAAAACACGGATAAAAACGTCGAAAAAGTGGCTACTGCTGTCTTGTCAACTACTGCTAAGGCAAAAGCAAGAGcaaagaagacaaagaaggACGGCAAGGATACCGTTGAGGAGAAGCCAAGGAGAGAATCAAAATCAGAGTTGAAGcctgaaacaaaagaagaagaaaagaagcttgaacCTGATCAGAAAGACGATGCtcctttcaagatcaaatATACTAACAAGCCATACCAAATCGAAAACGCATCTCGTGTGGTCCCCCAACAACTCAAGTACATTGCCTTCTCTAAGGAAGACCGGTTTGTTCCTGTACGGAAATTCAAGGGTAGCAACGGTGTCATAGTTGTATTTGATAAAACCCCAGATGAACCAGCTGAGCTTATCAAAACAAcgaagcaaaagaaggacgTTGACGCGCCTTTACCAACACCTTTCAAGGTTGAGGATGAGTTagagttttcaaagctgtaGTCTATATATATCTTAAGACCTAAGCAAAATAAAGGAGTAAGCATAGtcaagaaaataaaaacaTTTGAAATGTCCCAATTAGATTTATAAATGCTGTTATAATATGTACACCGTTACCAGAGGATTTTCGCAATCTATAAATGTCTTTAGATCAAAGTGTTCTTCGATTCAAGGTCGCGCGTGGACTTCATCCAAACCTACTCAAGGCTTCGTTGACCAAGTCTTGATGTCCCTCCTCAATTTCTCCCCTTTTCACCATTTCTTTACGTTGGCGAGCggccttctctttttctaACTGAGCATTAACCCTAAGCTTTCTTTCATCAATGACATTTTGGGTCTTTTTGCGTAAAAATGAGCGGAGCCCAGAGTTCTTGCCCTTTACTGAGGGCATTACCTGAGGAATGTCTTTATTTGTTTTAGATTCAAGTGCTTTGGCGTTGGTGATTTCTGCCAAGTCCTTAGCATTGAGCCTAGTAGCTGAAGCACGTTTGTCGACAGTTCCAATAACGGTAGGGTCCAAAGCGATAGAATCCGCAGGTAACTTGTTGAGTAACGTCCTGACCTCCTGTTCTTGTCTTTGCTTTGCAGTCTCGAAGGGGTTGACCTCCAAAGCATCGTAATTGGCTTCTCCTGCTCCAGGTATAATTAGATTACGGACACCAGTTCCGTGCCCCACACCGAGTAGATCTTCGAAGGGCACGAATTGCATGTTGTTGACTTTATTTCCAGGGAACATACTGGACATGTAGGGGGTGTTGCGGTCTGGCAAGCCGCTGGACCCGAAGCATGGTCTAGAGCTTTTGTTTGACCTGAAAGCATCCTTCCATAAGGTGACGTGTGGGCCCCTTGAGAGCGCCAGTAAGCCGGTGTCAGATATCGCGAGGTTCGATCCTGGAGTTGGAAGGTTTTCGATAGTATGCAATTCACGGAAATTTCTGATATCCCACAGCTTTAAAGACTTGTCGGCTCCCGTGGTGGCCATGTAGTAGCCTTGTCTATCGATTGCAATGCTGGTGATGGGACCGCGAGCAGAAAGTAGTCTCGCTAGGGGTGTAGGCATGTTAGGAGCCCACAACGTGACAGTACCGTTGCTATGTCCCAGATGTATTATGGCATTCCATGGATTTTGTGCCATGGCAGACGTAGGTCCCAATTTTGTCCTGAGCTCCGCTTGTAGCTGGCCAGTGGTAACGTCCTGATATTTAAGCCAGCCGGTTTGGCCCGCGGTAGCCAATAAGTAGTGGTATGGCAGGAACTCCATATGCTTGACTTCGATGTGTTGTTTGAGTCGATGCAACTCTACACCTTCATGATCGTATACGAATGTGTACTTTTTCTGCGCGACTGCAAAGTACTgttcattttgaagataaatTGCAGACTGGCATGTTTCATTGAGGTTAAGTTCCGCGCGCAACTCGCCCTTCCTCCAGTCCATGGATGCGACATGGCCCTTCTTTCCGCATACTAGCAAGTGCGTTCCGTTACGCGAATAATTCACTGAGTATGGTCCAAAATTCGTCAGTTTAAGATCGAGTGCCTTGTTCGCCGTTGTGACGTCAACCGCACTCTTAATTTCGTCCTGTTTAACCCTGAATGTCTTTTCCATCTCATCCTCGGCTTCCAAAAATCCACTGGACTCGGGCAATAGATACTCCGTGGCAGCAGCGGAAGAGACTGCATCTTTATATTGATCATCGATTCGTTTCAGCCCTGCTCTTAGCTTCTTGTCTTTAGTTTTGTAACCATTGGTTCTCTTGGAGACGCTAGCGTCTCGGTCAAACTTTCCGGCATTATCCCTGACCCCGTGTGAGCCAGTGGCAGGTTTGGATGACTTGGCCATGGCGTTTGAAGCTTGTTTATG
Above is a genomic segment from Lachancea thermotolerans CBS 6340 chromosome A complete sequence containing:
- the RPN2 gene encoding proteasome regulatory particle base subunit RPN2 (highly similar to uniprot|P32565 Saccharomyces cerevisiae YIL075C RPN2 Subunit of the 26S proteasome substrate of the N-acetyltransferase Nat1p), whose translation is MSVVTAAPLLALLNENDNVAKSYALEAINEVVDQLWSEISNEITQIEALYDDNSFQDRKLAALVASKVYYNLGEYESAVKFALAADNYFNLDEKSQFVETIVSQSIDMYIKSSAKNYESSGSEVKIDPQLSSVFERMLEKCVECGDFKLALGIALESYRLDVVERILKARVEQDSDANALKLITYVLTAASTTVTSTPFRTSILHSLFNILMSTKSPEYFTVSKIIVNLNDLNLALGLFKKLAQEEAAEISYQIAYDLVSSATQGLLEGLHSSLAAEGADEKLLDILSGIPTCDYNNTFLFRNKNIDMGLLNKSKSSMDGKFSLFHTAVSVANGFMHAGTTDDSFIRSNLPWLGKAQNWAKFTATASLGVIHKGNLSDGKKIMEPYLPGSRAASRYIKGGSLYGLGLIYAGYGREIIDYMKSHVIENSSSVGDEDVDVLLHGASLGIGLAGMGSANSELYEALKEVLYNDSANSGEASALGMGLIMLGSGDENAVQDMFTYAQETQHGNITRGLAVGLAVINYGRKELADSLIEKMLLHENALLRYGGAYTIALAYAGTGDNKAIKKLLHIAVSDSDDDVRRAAVIALGFVLIRDYTTVPRIVELLAESHNAHVRCGTAFALGISCVGRGLQAAVDVLMPLTKDPVDFVRQAAMIALSLILMQQTEKTNSKVKDINDLFLNVVSNKHQEGLAKFGACVAQGIMNAGGRNVTIQLENVDMGTLDTKAVIGLAMFSQFWYWFPLAHFLSLSFTPTSIIAVRGQDLSIPAFKFNCHTRPDVFEYPPMYEENTDKNVEKVATAVLSTTAKAKARAKKTKKDGKDTVEEKPRRESKSELKPETKEEEKKLEPDQKDDAPFKIKYTNKPYQIENASRVVPQQLKYIAFSKEDRFVPVRKFKGSNGVIVVFDKTPDEPAELIKTTKQKKDVDAPLPTPFKVEDELEFSKL
- the UTP7 gene encoding Utp7p (highly similar to uniprot|P40055 Saccharomyces cerevisiae YER082C) gives rise to the protein MAKSSKPATGSHGVRDNAGKFDRDASVSKRTNGYKTKDKKLRAGLKRIDDQYKDAVSSAAATEYLLPESSGFLEAEDEMEKTFRVKQDEIKSAVDVTTANKALDLKLTNFGPYSVNYSRNGTHLLVCGKKGHVASMDWRKGELRAELNLNETCQSAIYLQNEQYFAVAQKKYTFVYDHEGVELHRLKQHIEVKHMEFLPYHYLLATAGQTGWLKYQDVTTGQLQAELRTKLGPTSAMAQNPWNAIIHLGHSNGTVTLWAPNMPTPLARLLSARGPITSIAIDRQGYYMATTGADKSLKLWDIRNFRELHTIENLPTPGSNLAISDTGLLALSRGPHVTLWKDAFRSNKSSRPCFGSSGLPDRNTPYMSSMFPGNKVNNMQFVPFEDLLGVGHGTGVRNLIIPGAGEANYDALEVNPFETAKQRQEQEVRTLLNKLPADSIALDPTVIGTVDKRASATRLNAKDLAEITNAKALESKTNKDIPQVMPSVKGKNSGLRSFLRKKTQNVIDERKLRVNAQLEKEKAARQRKEMVKRGEIEEGHQDLVNEALSRFG